The following coding sequences are from one Rutidosis leptorrhynchoides isolate AG116_Rl617_1_P2 chromosome 11, CSIRO_AGI_Rlap_v1, whole genome shotgun sequence window:
- the LOC139876380 gene encoding ADP-ribosylation factor GTPase-activating protein AGD12-like, whose protein sequence is MNSQPSSLGKQSSGNRRIKELLQQRDNRKCADCGAPDPKWASANIGVFICLKCCGVHRSLGVHISKVLSVTLDAWSDAEIDAMIEVGGNASANSIYEAYIPKGISKPGPDASQEHRSNYIRSKYKLQDFMKPSLRILSSSTSSLKASLSRKSMDSVPSTKGMVEFIGVLKITVIKGTNLAVRDMLSSDPYVVLTLGHQKAQTTVRNSNLNPVWNEELMLSVPQNYKPVKLQVFDHDTFSADDIMGEVEIDIQPLITSAMAFGDAGILGNMQIGKWLKSHDNALLEDSIVNISNGKVTQNVTLKLQNVESGEIDLRIEWIPLDQ, encoded by the exons ATGAATAGTCAACCATCTTCACTTGGGAAACAATCTTCTG GTAACAGGCGCATAAAAGAACTATTACAGCAACGTGATAATCGGAAATGTGCTGATTGTGGTGCACCTGATCCTAAGTGGGC GTCTGCCAACATTGGAGTGTTTATATGCTTAAAATGTTGTGGCGTGCATCGTAGTCTCGGTGTTCATATTTCAAAG GTTTTATCAGTGACATTGGATGCATGGAGTGATGCTGAAATAGATGCAATGATTGAGGTTGGAGGAAATGCATCTGCAAATTCTATATACGAGGCTTATATTCCTAAAGGAATTTCAAAGCCTGGACCTGATGCCAGTCAAGAACACCGTTCAAATTATATCAG GTCCAAATATAAGCTTCAAGACTTCATGAAACCTAGTTTGAGAATCTTATCAAGCAGTACTAGCTCTCTAAAAGCAAGTTTATCCAGAAAGAGTATGGACAGTGTACCTAGTACT AAAGGCATGGTGGAATTCATTGGAGTATTGAAGATCACGGTGATAAAAGGCACAAATCTTGCAGTTCGTGACATGCTATCTAGTGATCCTTATGTGGTTCTTACATTAGGACATCAG AAGGCCCAAACAACAGTTCGAAATAGCAACTTGAATCCAGTTTGGAATGAAGAACTTATGCTTTCTGTTCCTCAGAATTATAAGCCCGTTAAACTA CAAGTGTTTGATCATGACACATTCTCGGCTGATGACATCATGGGTGAAGTAGAAATCGATATTCAGCCACTGATAACATCCGCAATGGCATTTGGGGATGCCGGTATATTAGGCAATATGCAGATAGGCAAATGGCTAAAATCACATGATAATGCACTTTTAGAAGATAGCATTGTGAACATCAGTAATGGAAAGGTGACACAAAATGTTACACTTAAACTCCAAAATGTTGAATCTGGtgaaatcgatcttcgaatagagTGGATTCCCCTTGATCAATAG